GAGGAGAAAATGTTGGAGGGAGATCAGGAGTTTGCTCAAGGACATGTTTACAGAATCCAGTGGGCTGTTGGATATGCAAGACTGGAGTGCATGGGATGGGTGTGAgctggagatataaatttgagGTTGTTAGTTTATAGAGGGTATTTAAAGGCATGAGACTGAATGAGAGTACAGATACAAGTCCAAAGACCAAAGTCACTATTTAGAGGAAGACTGGGTTCACTCTTAAGGGTCAGGGTGATGATGGGGAAGATGgggaaaaattggcaaaagagaCAGAAGGAATTGTTATAGAGGTAGGAGGAAAACCAAGAAAGTGTAGTATTCTGGAATCcaagtgaagaaaatgtttccaggagGAAGGTGTGTGAAATGCTCCTggtagccatgtgtggtggttcacacctgtaatccaaacgcTTTGAAAGGTCAAGgcgggaagatctcttgagcctaagagtttgagaccaccctggcaacatattgagacccatctctacaaaaaattttaaaaattagctgggcatgggccgggcgcggtggctcaggtctgtaatcccagcactttgggagtctgaggcgggcagatcatttaagGCCTtctgttcaagaccagcctggccaacatggtgaaaccctgtgtctactaaaagtacaaagattagccaggcgtggtggcgcacacctgtagtcccatttacttgggaggctgaggcacaagaattgcttgaacccgggaggtggaggttgcagtgagctgagatcgcagcactgctctccagcctgggtgacagagtgagactccatctcaaaaaaagaaaagaaaaaaaaaagaaaaaagaaccatattgtaaacattttagactttgtggatcacatacagtctctgtcacatcttcttcttcttcttcttcttcttttttttttacaaccctttaaaatgtaaaaagcattCTCAGCTCAGGCTGTATGTTTAAACCTCCTCTCTTATCTATCAAGCAGCTGAACTAGTACTTGTCATTACCAGCTGATGCCCACTAAGCAATTGCAAAcaaagttaactttaaaaaatagctttataaTTTACTGGTTTAAAGTGTGcatttcagtggtttttagtatgcTTGCAGAGTTATGCAACCATCTCCATAATATCtgatctaattttagaatattttcctcACCCCAAAGCTAATGTTTTTACAgctttgaggtataatttatatgcaataaaattcaccatcttTGAATGaatagtttgaatttttttttttttttttttttttgaggcggagtctcgctctgtcactcaggctggagtccagtggtgtgatcttagctcactgcaacctccgccccccaggttcaagcggttctcctgcctcaacctcctgagtagctgggactacaggcgcgtgccaccatacccagctaattttttgtatttttagtagagacgggttttcaccattttagccaggatgatctcgatctcctgacttcgtgatccgcctgtctcagcctcccaaagtgctgggattacaggcgtgaatgagccactgtgcctggcccatttgaattttaataaagctaattttaatattggGCAAAGGAAAATGTTCTTAGTAATACTTCTTTTATCACATGCAATAAATCtcacttgtaaatattttctcctaagtgATCTCCACTTTTCCTTTAAAACCAGTGGTTCTGTAGCTCCTGGACCAGCAGCACCCACATCACCTGGGAACCTGCTAGAGTGGGGCCCACCCCAGGGgcagggcccagcaatctgtattttaaccagccttccaggtgattctaatgcacactaaagtttgagaactactccAATGTATATTCCTGCATGGAATTGCTGGGCTGTGGGATATGGGCATGTTCGACTTTATTGGGTATTTCCAAACTACAGGTGACACTTGAACAACACGGgcttgaactgtgtgggtccactcATATGTGGAGTTTTTCCCAAAGAAACGTGTATAGAAAATGCGGCATTTGAGATACGCGAAAGCTGCCTGTGCACAGGGACTTGGAGATGCACGGATTTTGGCATATGTGGGgattctggaaccaatcccctgagtATAAGAAGGGGCAACGGTATTTTCAAACTGGTTATACTGTGCCATGTACAGTTCACCTAGCAGTAACTGAGAGTTCCCATTTTcacacatctttgccaacattttcGAATATGcaacttaaaaaacatttttggccTATCTGATGAGTGATCATAGCCCTTTGGCATATCAAATGGCTGTgatcttaatttgtattttcccagTTGCTAATGAAGTTGAACATCTCATATGTTCATAGGTCATTtgagttttgtgttctgtgataaTGGAGTCTTTTGCCTattgaaataaatacaattatgtaaataaatacaatgtgtgGAAATAATTGCAAAATAAACCCAGAATTCCCAAGGAGAAAGAAgcccagagggaaaaaaagaaagtccaggaAAGAGTCCTAGGGGATGTGATAGTTACACAGTCAGGAGAGAATAGGGGTTTGTCAAGCTGACTGAGGGAAGGCCATCCATGTGCTGGACCAGCACGGCCTGATCAGGGAAAGCGAGTAGTGTGGTGTAGGGGACTAGTAGGTGTGTGGAGGAAAAGACATACATAAGGCTGGGAAAAAGGTAGGAAGCAACTAGATGTATTTATCTtacattcatttaatctttttttgttgagCATTTGGGTTATTAGTTTTCGTgggctttttttctttactattataaataaaactgatacAAACATCTTAGTATAcacagctgatttttttcttttgaattattttttaaaacaagtttaaaCTGAAATTACTAGATTAAAGGAAAGGAGGTATGATTAGTTTCATAGTTTCTTACATGTTTCAAGATTACTCtccattagtcattagggaaatgcaaatcaaaaccacaatgagttaccacttcatacccactaggatggctatagtcaaaaatatagtaagtgttggtgaggatgtagaaaaattagaaccctcatacactgctggtgggaatgtaaaatggtgcagctactttggaaaagtttggcagatccttaaaaagttaaacatagagttaccaagtgacccagtaattccactcctaggtatatacccaaggaaatgaaaacatatgtccacacaacaacttgtacacaaatgttcgtaagagcattatttataatagctgaaaggtagaaacaacccaaatatgcATGGagaggtgaatgaatgaacaaaatatgaTGTACCCATACAGTGAAATGTCtattattctaccataaaaagggatgacgtactgatacatgctacaacacagatgaatcttgaaaacatgctaagtgaaagaagccagtcacaaaaaaacCACATactgtttgattccatttatatgaaatgattCGAATAAGCAGATCCATAGAAACGGGCTaagcaggggaggggagaagtgGGGAGTCACAGCTAACAGGGTCTCTTTTGGGAGGGTGAAAATGTTCTACAACTAGACAGTGATAATGGTTGTATAtcactgtgaatatactaaaaaacattgaattgtacactttaaatgggtaaactgtatggcatgtgaattcaacatcaataaatatgttttgtttttaaaaatgaaaaaaagattatgCTCCagaaaaattttcctttctcattatCATCAGCAATATTTTTGttacccccccccccaaaaaaaattacCACCTTTGGGTTTATTATTTTCGTTAAATTTAATAGGTATGAACTGATACCCAgagtttatttaaattataacttCCCTATTGAATGTAATCTCTATCAGAGCAGgaagttttgcctgtttttgttcactgctgtagccctagaacagtgtctggcaaatAATTGGTACACAGCAAAATTTGTtaaatgattacttttttttttttttttttttgagacagagtcttgctctgtctcccaggctggagtgcagtggtatgatctcggctcactgcaagcaccgcctcccaggttcacgccatcctcctgcctcagcctcccgagtagctgggactacaggtgcccaccaccacgcccggctaattttttgtatttttagtagagacggggtttcactgtgttagccaggatggtcttgatctcctgacctggtgatccacccacatcagcctcccaaagtgctgagattacaggcgtgagccaccaggccaggccaAGTGAATACATTTTGATACTTTTAGTTACtaagtaaacatttttttcctttggtgttTTAATTTCGTAATACTTTGTGAGCTAATTGTTAGCctcaaaatttttttagaaagaggCTGTGTATAACTAAATGAATTGAATTGATTGTACTTCCTCTGATGAGTGATCTAGTTCAAGTTCTCTGACTTTATATGCTTTTACTTTCTTCTGTAATTCAGGATAACAGTAGTTTGCAAACGTTTGAGTATGAGGACCGCCTTTTAAACTGATGTCTATGTAATAATTGTACTTTTTGTATCTGTGGGTGGAAAAACTGCATAGTGACAAGAagtctttatattttagtttcaccatagtatcttcagaaatttgcaaaatCGAGGTGCATAATACATGAGACATATACTTGTTTATTCGGTAGTCTGTACATGGTAGCTATATGATCATTCATGAGCCCATGGCAGTCGTTTTAGAAGCCACCAGGGGATTGGGACCACTAAGTTAGGAACTCCTTAATATTGGTATCAGAACTGAGGAGGACTACTGAGTTATAAATAATAGCTAGTATAGGAGATTATACctacttatgtatttttaaaaatcagtttctgAAGCTAtcagtttcttttaaagactggagaatatttgaaaaaccaAGTTTAGAAgtgccttttaaaatttacttatttaacattatttgttTTAGCAAAAAACCAGAAGCAAACTAAGTGTCTAATAATGTCCAATTACATTTTGGGTATATTTGTCTGGTGGAAAGTTAGGCAGCAGTTGAATATTCGAAATTGTAATTCTGACCGgctgtggtagctcacgcctgtaatcccagcactttgggaggccaaggtcggaggattgcttgagctcaggagatccagaccaagctgggcaacatggcaaaaccctgtgtctaccaaaaatacaaaaattagccaggtgtggttgtgcatacttgtcgtcccagctacttgggaggtcaagcattgctggagcctggaaagtcgaggctgcggtgaactgtgattgcaccactgcactctagcctgggtgaaagagcaaaaccctgtctcaaaaaaataaaataaaaattaaaaaaagaaattgtaattcTTAGAATccaacaatttaaaaagcagtgTATACCACCATGTATTCCTAAACATTTTAACTGTGATCATATGAAGTGTTTCTGTACATGGTGAAAGACAGGAAAGTAGTAGTGCTTGTATTCAGATAGAGGAATTCTGggtaatttttcctctttttggaaTACTTATTTAGCAGTTGCTGTGTGCCAGATACCAATAAGCTCTTTTTATGATTTAATTTAGGGGTCATTAAACTACAGTGCATTTGACTTGCCGGGCCTATTTTTGTATGACCCACTTGAGCTAaatagtttttgtacttttatttttttaattaattttgaccAATATAGTGCCTTTAAcctagtatatttaaaatatttcaacatgtagttaatattagaaatacattaataaaacattttacattttttatatgaaCTCTTTGAAATTTGTTGTGGATTTTATACTTACGGCACATCTCAATGTTGTCTAgtcacatttttacatttttaaagagttgctttaaaaaaaagaagaaacagatgtGACAGAGACCttatatggcctgcaaagcctgaaaTAGTTACTATTCAGCACTTTGCAGACAAGGTTTACTGATCCctgatttaattcattttatcctGACAATATTCCAATAAGAAGGggtgctattattatttccatgttatagatgaggaaactgaggcacaaagggtTTAAGTAAATTGGCAGCATTCGCTGTGTTTTAGATCAAATTGTAGGCTCTTTCTACAAACTTGCTAATCCTGTGTTTCTTTGCAGTGTAAAAAGTGGATAGTGGCTCACGTGTCAAAGGATGGCACGGTCACGATCTAGATCCCCCAGGTGGAAACACAGGTGAGCAGTTCTTAGCAGAGTAAGCTTGGATTTGGGATGTGCTGTGACTTTCAATTTCACCAGTACTAGTAAACACTTAATAAGCTCATGAGACCTGGTTATTCACAGTAGGTACTTTATCATAGTAGAGGTTGTATTTCTACATTCTAGTAGCTGACAGTTTTGTTTAATCATAGAAGGTAGCTAGAGTTAATCCATAATGAAAAGCAAAGCAGTGGCCACAGCAGGAGAGAGTGAGAAACATCTTTGAGAGTATTACATTTTTTGAATTAGTGAGTAGTTTAGAACTCCTCAAtatggatttcattttattttttcataattaatatgtttaaagaaatttCGAGGTAGAAAATGGGGAGTTTCCTTTTGAATAGTTTGATTATAGtccatttttcctctttccagCTTGGTAGTATCAAAAGTATGTATCATTAGATTGGAGCAATTTAACCAGTCTTTATTGTACACCTGCTACAGGCAGGTTCTTGGTCTACAAAAGCAAATATGCCATCTTCTGTGGCTTCAGCAAGCACGTGGTTGGGCTTTGAGATTGACACCATGGCCAACTATGATACAGTGGGGAAAGTGCTGTGCTACTTATTGGGACAAAGGATTCTGGATTTTCAGGGAGGAAATAATTGTGTTTTTGTGGAGGGAAATGGGGGTACTAAGAAAGTCTTCAAAGAAGAGATGAAAACAATTTTATCTGGGCATTTCAGGATGTGTAGAACTTCTAAAGGCAGAAAGAGTGAAGAGAAGTATTCTAGTTAAGGGGGAGAGCAGGAGCAAAGGCACCGAGCTGTAAATGTGACTAGTATTTTCTGAGACTTAAAAAGGaccatttggccgggcgcggtggctcaagcctgtaatcccagcactttgggaggccgagacgggcggatcacgaggtcaggagatcgagaccatcctggctaacccggtgaaaccccgtctctactaaaaaatacaaaaatctagctgggcgaggtggcgggcgcctgtagtcccagctactcgggaggctgaggcaggagaatggcgtgaacccgggaggcggagcttgcagtgagctgagatccggccactgcactccagcctgggcgacagagcgaaactccgcctcaaaaaaaaaaaaaaaaaaaaggaccatcATCTCACACACAAAAGACAGACCAAGATTTTTCATGTTATGATAACTTGCCCATTTTGCTTATGCGTTTCGGTTATGCAGTAACTAATCAATCATTTTGTCAAcagttttcattttgtaattcACAGGAGCAACTTGTAATGGCAAggaatttgagaaagaaaagggaatgtaAAGAAGTGAATGATTTTAAAAGGGTATCACAgaggtcttttgttttttgttttttgtttttgagatggagtctcgctcagtcacccaggctggagtgcagtggcgcgatctcggctcactgcaagctccgcctccgaggttcacaccattctcctgcctcagcctcctgagtagctgggactacaggcagccgccactgcacccagctaattttttgtatttttagtagagacggggtttcactgtgttagccaggatggtctcgatctcctgtcctagtgatccacctgcttcggcctcccaaagtgctgggattacaggtgtgagccaccgcttctGGCCCACAGAGGTCTTTTCTTGATAAGACAAAAGCTGCTGGTGAGGGGCACAAGAGACCCTGCCAAGCTCAGTGCCTGATTTCCAGGTTCCATCTCGGGTTTCTTtgacaagtatacatatgtaacaaacctgcacgttatgcacatgtaccctagaacttaaagtataataataataataaataaatttttttaaaaaactataaaggaTCTGATATTTTACCCTACTTGCGAACTAACACATTATTAGCCTGCCACAGGGCACTCTTGGGTCAGAGATAAAGGCCTTTGTTACTCAGAGTACAGCAAGTAGCTTGAGCTTCATGTTCCTGTCATTCCCCTCACCCTCTGGGTCCCATGAGGGCTGGCACCGCAGAGCCACTGACTGGGTGCATGCTATGAGGCAGCGAGCTTTCCATACAGGCGGTGCGGTTACAGTACAACTGAGGAACATGAGTCCCTTATCAGGGGCTGCAAATAATGGACAGCAAACACATCAACCCTTTTCCctgagggagaccctatctctatctTGCAATACTGCCTTAGAACAAAGGCTGCCAGTGCCTCTGCTCAAAAGGCGCTCACAAGGTGTGCAGAACTCAAGAGACTGTGGAGAATTGTCTCCCAATAGACTCCTTGAGTCTTTTTTGTTCCTTTAGgaaaaccaaaagcaatagcaactaTTCCAGCAACCTTCTTCAGAAGAAAGGGACACTGtgcaataaaacatataaaatatcatATCAAACCAATATTGAATGTGAAGTAAGGATTAAAAGTAAGTTATTGGGAATTCCATCCAGACTGGAAGACCTTTGACTCTGGCTGCCATCTTTTCTCCTTGGCTATGAAAGAGATGAAATCTTCCAGGAAGTCCTCAGAGGCTCCAGTTGCTTCCTCCTGTGATGAGGTATAGCCAGCTGGATGGCAGAGTTTCTGCTTTAGCTAAATAACACTTGCCGGTATGTCTAGCTTGGTGACTCCAGAGGGCAATATTGCCAAGTTCAGTATATACATGAGGAAGGTAGATCTACCTCCTTTATTGTAGGGAGGGCACAGACTTATCATCGAAAGGAAAGGGCATGGTTGCACCAACTCCATGGCCGCTTCTAAGAGAGAGCCATAACAGAAGCTGCAAGGATCACTTCCTCATTGATTAGAAGACATTAAACCCTCAGGGAGGAGATGGAGAAATTGGGCAGGTCAGATGGGGGGAAAGGTCCCCAGCTACAAAATGGAACTGTATTGTGTCCCAGATAGTGGCACACCTCTCTTTACATCTAGGCAACCCAAATTGGTTTCCCTGAATACAGAAGCCTCAATGTTGGCAATGCTGAGGTATGGAGAAGGTAGTTCCAGAAAGGATGTGCTGTCCCTGGAGAGCATTATAGCTACTTTAAAGTATAACTTCACCAAAGTTACAAGCTCTGTTCGAACAGCACATCTTTCCGTCGATATGCAAAGGAACAGATCTGGGAACAAAAACCAACTTACCTATGTTAGAGGTATTTCTGGAGGAATTAAGCATGAGATTCAAGTCTTAAGAGCCTCTTGTTCCCCCTTCTCCCCCGGTTGAGTACATATGTTTTGCTCCTTGATACAGCCTTAGTGGAGAAAGTAGACAGTCAACTGGAGAAGCTCTGGGCCTGGCTTGGTTCTGAGTTTGAATTGTAGCATCATTAAATCTTAGACTCTAATTTATTGTCAGAGGTGATGTTCAGTTTGCTGGAGGCCCTCCTACACATTGATTTGTGTGAGTCTTGCCTTCCTGCTTGTTTCTTACCTGGCCTTTGAGCAGGATATAAGCTTTTGCTGACTGGCCCTTTGAAGTCACTGCATCTTCTTTTGCCAGAACTTTGCTGTCAGCAGTCTTCTAAAATGGATCCTGCTGTGTACCTAAGCTGGCCCTCCTCCAATGGGAAAGGTGTGCTCAGCTCATTTGGATAAGCACATGGAATACCTTAGTTCAGATGGAAAGAGTATGCTTGTTGATTGGGCAGTACTATAGTCAGACCCCCAAATGTACAATTTAGAATGCAGATGTAGCAAATTGATGAATTTAGTTTGAGTGGAAGAAGCTGAAGGATCCTAGGAAAAGCAACTGTTTTCGGTAGGTCATATTAAGACACACTTAGTTGATTATCTTTAAATGGATTAcacttttctgtgtttgtttacATAGGTCTTTATCGCCAGTACCTAGAAATGCTGAACACTACAAGCAAAGACATTCTCACGGGCATTATGGCTGTGAATATAGGAAGGATCCAAAAAGACCCGTCGCTTGGAGAATGGACAGTGAGAAACATGGACAGAGTAAACCAAGGATTCCCTCTCGTGGAAATATATATTACCAGTCTTATGAACATAGATCACCTTCCCCTAACATAAGAAActctttagaaaatgtttatatgtataaGCCTCACCGAGGATATTCGCCTGGAAGAGGGGACAGTAACAGGAGAGCTCAGTATATGCCCAAATACTCAGAGGGTATACCCTACAAAGAGCATGAGAGGAATTCTTATCCCCAGAAAGTGCAAGGAGGGTATAGTCCTGATGACCACAGAGTTAGAGGAAGTGGAAAAGGAGGGAAGCCACCTCAGAGGTCAATAGCAGATTCTTTTAGATTTGAAGGAAAGTGGCATGAAGATGAGTTGAGGCACCAGAggatacaagaagaaaaatactcCCAGTCAACTAGAAGAGGCTCTGAAGACTTTGAGACAAGGAGCTCATTTCAGAAGAGGTATAGGAAAACATTAAACCTGGGTAATTTGGTATAATGCCTCAAGTGAAAAGGTCTGTTTACTTTACGGTTGAAGATAACCACCTTGAAAAGCTTTtgtctaaaaagacaaaaagcattGTAATTTAGTTATGGTGCACTGGTAGTAGTGAAGTATTTCTTTTTACAGTAAATCATGTTGATGGCtagaatacttttaaaagatgGTATTTTCCTCTTTAACTGCCTTATGCCTCTAGAATTGGCTTAAGGGATTATAGATTAGTTTGCCACTGCATTCTGCATTTAAAGCCATGCTGCCCAACATTCTACACATATaaattctccctttcttctctctattGCAAGTGTAAACTGCTTTATGTCAACACAGGTATCCTGAGGATCGTGATTTCAGAAAATATGGACACACATCAAAAAGACCTAAAGACGTGGAGAGGTATGAAAGCAGAGAGCCTGCCAGGAATCCAAAGTGGAAGCCCGAGCATTCCCTCCCACCTTACCAAGAGGACACAGACCAGTGGAACCTTGGGCCCCAGACTTATCGACATGCTGAGAGGGAACACCCAGAGACCAGTTCAGCAACCAAAGTATCCTATGACTATCGTCACAAACGTCCTAAGCTCTCGGATGGGGACCAGGACTTTTCTGATGGGAGAACTCAGAAGTACTGTAAGgaagaagatagaaaatacaGTTTTCAAAAAGGCCCTGTAAATAGAGAGTTAGATTGTTTTAATactggaagagggagagagactcaAGATGGACAAGTCAAAGAACCTTTTAAACCGTCTAAGAAAGACAGCATTGCCTGTACTTatccaaataaaaatgatgttgatTTGAGGTCTAGTAATGACAAacggaaggaaaaaataaagaaagaaggggaTTGCAGAAAAGAGAACAATTCTTCCAGTAACCAACTTGATAAAAGTCAAAAACTTTCTGATGTGAAACCCTCGCCTATCAATCTTAGGAAGAAATCACTTACAGTTAAAGTAGATGTGAAGAAAACAGTAAATACATTCAggtattatctttgttttttctttatgatatttGATAATGTTTCTACAATCTTTATTTGCAGCTTCCAAAATAGAATTAATAGTTTGTTTAGAGTCCGTCGAGTGGGAGGGATTGCCAAGAATTTTCCCCAAAAAAAGCCCTGTAGTGAGGCTGTTTCCTGTGATTAGTTACATGGGAGCAATTTCGTGTCTCCTTGTTTCCGCGTCCTATCTCCAGATGCTTCTTGGATGTGGGGCATTCTGTGGAGTTGTTCCTCTTTACAAATTCACTTGTTTTTATGCTGCCAGGTTTTCCTTATCCAAGGATTAGCTGGGTAGAGTTCAAGAAAATCTAGTCCTTGCTCAGTTTCTCAGAGCCTGTGCTTTCTGTGGCCTGAGATTCAGAGAATTTTTTGAGCTGAAAGGGACCTTAGCAGGACCTAGATTTATACAGGAGGAAAGCGCGGCCCTGAGAGATGAAGTGACTTGTCTAAGTCAGAGTGGCTTGGGCTCAAATCCACGTGTTCCCTTATGACTCAATGAGGCAGGTGACTTAATGTGGTTTTTGCTGCCATCTCAAAATGACTGGGGCTCAACCAACTAGATTCTCCCAGGTAGAGGAAATTACACCATAATCTGAGAAGATGCCTATTTTTAAGACATTTACTTTAGCCCttaatgattctttaaaaaaatagactatTGTTGTTATAGGTTACATTCTCTTAAAGCAGACTCACGTGCTTTGTTCCTCGACAAATATTACTTCCATTTAATGTATATAATAAGGCACTGCAGTTGGCCTAAAACTAAACGGCTAAAACTGTTCATGACCTTAATACGCTACGAGTATGTGAATGAAAAGGGGTGGGCCATGTTGATTTGGTATGTTTATATTCATGCTTGACTCATTTGTTTTTGAAccaaaaatgagagaaaacaaaatccaaaggGTTTTGGGGAGATAAACCCACAAGTCcttttttgtaaaacaaaatattttttgttcctttttcttttctctccttttcttttgagacagggtcttgctgtgttgcccaggctggagtgcagtggcacgatcacagctcactgcaacctcgaactcctgggctcagatgatcctcctgcctctcctgtgttggcctcctgagtatctaggactataggtgcatgccaccatgcccagctaatttttttctttttttatagagacg
This genomic stretch from Chlorocebus sabaeus isolate Y175 chromosome X, mChlSab1.0.hap1, whole genome shotgun sequence harbors:
- the BCLAF3 gene encoding BCLAF1 and THRAP3 family member 3 isoform X3 → MARSRSRSPRWKHRSLSPVPRNAEHYKQRHSHGHYGCEYRKDPKRPVAWRMDSEKHGQSKPRIPSRGNIYYQSYEHRSPSPNIRNSLENVYMYKPHRGYSPGRGDSNRRAQYMPKYSEGIPYKEHERNSYPQKVQGGYSPDDHRVRGSGKGGKPPQRSIADSFRFEGKWHEDELRHQRIQEEKYSQSTRRGSEDFETRSSFQKRYPEDRDFRKYGHTSKRPKDVERYESREPARNPKWKPEHSLPPYQEDTDQWNLGPQTYRHAEREHPETSSATKVSYDYRHKRPKLSDGDQDFSDGRTQKYCKEEDRKYSFQKGPVNRELDCFNTGRGRETQDGQVKEPFKPSKKDSIACTYPNKNDVDLRSSNDKRKEKIKKEGDCRKENNSSSNQLDKSQKLSDVKPSPINLRKKSLTVKVDVKKTVNTFRVASSYSTERQMSHDLVAVGRKSENFHPVFEHLDSTQNTENKPTGEFAQEIITIIHQVKANYFPSPGITLHERFSTMQDTHKADVNEITLNSDPEIHRRIDMSLAELQSKQAVIYESEQTLIKIIDPNDLRHDIERRRKERLQNEDEHIFHIASAAEREDQSSSFSKNYTTQRKDIITHKPFQVEGNRRNTRVRPFKSNFRGGRCQPNYKSGLVQKSLYIQAKYQRLRFTGPRGFITHKFRERLMRKKKEYTDVATGI
- the BCLAF3 gene encoding BCLAF1 and THRAP3 family member 3 isoform X2; the encoded protein is MARSRSRSPRWKHRSLSPVPRNAEHYKQRHSHGHYGCEYRKDPKRPVAWRMDSEKHGQSKPRIPSRGNIYYQSYEHRSPSPNIRNSLENVYMYKPHRGYSPGRGDSNRRAQYMPKYSEGIPYKEHERNSYPQKVQGGYSPDDHRVRGSGKGGKPPQRSIADSFRFEGKWHEDELRHQRIQEEKYSQSTRRGSEDFETRSSFQKRYPEDRDFRKYGHTSKRPKDVERYESREPARNPKWKPEHSLPPYQEDTDQWNLGPQTYRHAEREHPETSSATKVSYDYRHKRPKLSDGDQDFSDGRTQKYCKEEDRKYSFQKGPVNRELDCFNTGRGRETQDGQVKEPFKPSKKDSIACTYPNKNDVDLRSSNDKRKEKIKKEGDCRKENNSSSNQLDKSQKLSDVKPSPINLRKKSLTVKVDVKKTVNTFRKSENFHPVFEHLDSTQNTENKPTGEFAQEIITIIHQVKANYFPSPGITLHERFSTMQDTHKADVNEITLNSDPEIHRRIDMSLAELQSKQAVIYESEQTLIKIIDPNDLRHDIERRRKERLQNEDEHIFHIASAAEREDQSSSFSKVKNVHTDGFQKPMHFVKSNFKKCIEKPYMNYTTQRKDIITHKPFQVEGNRRNTRVRPFKSNFRGGRCQPNYKSGLVQKSLYIQAKYQRLRFTGPRGFITHKFRERLMRKKKEYTDVATGI
- the BCLAF3 gene encoding BCLAF1 and THRAP3 family member 3 isoform X1; this encodes MARSRSRSPRWKHRSLSPVPRNAEHYKQRHSHGHYGCEYRKDPKRPVAWRMDSEKHGQSKPRIPSRGNIYYQSYEHRSPSPNIRNSLENVYMYKPHRGYSPGRGDSNRRAQYMPKYSEGIPYKEHERNSYPQKVQGGYSPDDHRVRGSGKGGKPPQRSIADSFRFEGKWHEDELRHQRIQEEKYSQSTRRGSEDFETRSSFQKRYPEDRDFRKYGHTSKRPKDVERYESREPARNPKWKPEHSLPPYQEDTDQWNLGPQTYRHAEREHPETSSATKVSYDYRHKRPKLSDGDQDFSDGRTQKYCKEEDRKYSFQKGPVNRELDCFNTGRGRETQDGQVKEPFKPSKKDSIACTYPNKNDVDLRSSNDKRKEKIKKEGDCRKENNSSSNQLDKSQKLSDVKPSPINLRKKSLTVKVDVKKTVNTFRVASSYSTERQMSHDLVAVGRKSENFHPVFEHLDSTQNTENKPTGEFAQEIITIIHQVKANYFPSPGITLHERFSTMQDTHKADVNEITLNSDPEIHRRIDMSLAELQSKQAVIYESEQTLIKIIDPNDLRHDIERRRKERLQNEDEHIFHIASAAEREDQSSSFSKVKNVHTDGFQKPMHFVKSNFKKCIEKPYMNYTTQRKDIITHKPFQVEGNRRNTRVRPFKSNFRGGRCQPNYKSGLVQKSLYIQAKYQRLRFTGPRGFITHKFRERLMRKKKEYTDVATGI